In one Sphingobacterium daejeonense genomic region, the following are encoded:
- a CDS encoding helix-turn-helix transcriptional regulator, with protein sequence MDTNKKNREKTVDVTIRPNDGSKWSAEKTEAITTMAKLRHGERSKERLLQNAMAAVRYKMEDYVNDEDVMPETILTIEDFVKDFLKVLGLKKGEFAKHIDIDDSNLNKYYRNDRRFNTVLALKFAHFFHTPADLWLKVQIKNELLELHREQEATEKYSKYDYKKVLQMA encoded by the coding sequence ATGGACACAAACAAAAAAAACAGGGAAAAGACAGTCGATGTGACTATCCGCCCCAATGACGGTAGCAAGTGGAGTGCAGAGAAAACAGAGGCCATTACCACTATGGCGAAACTCCGCCACGGCGAACGCAGCAAGGAACGGCTGTTGCAGAATGCTATGGCTGCCGTGCGTTACAAGATGGAAGATTACGTAAATGACGAAGATGTCATGCCGGAAACCATACTCACCATCGAGGATTTTGTAAAAGACTTTTTGAAAGTATTGGGCCTTAAGAAAGGTGAGTTTGCTAAGCACATCGATATTGACGACTCCAACCTGAACAAATACTACCGGAACGATAGGCGTTTCAACACGGTACTTGCCCTGAAATTTGCACATTTCTTCCATACTCCGGCAGACCTGTGGCTGAAAGTTCAGATCAAGAACGAACTTCTGGAACTGCACAGGGAGCAGGAGGCAACGGAAAAATACAGCAAGTACGATTATAAAAAAGTGTTGCAGATGGCGTAA
- a CDS encoding SusC/RagA family TonB-linked outer membrane protein, with the protein MKLNFTLLQKGVRQLKPKVSWSLLLSIFMASSQQINAYEINFGATEILSNSVQETIKGRVVDEEGNPITSATIQLKGTNIGTKSDAEGNFELASVPANSVLQVSSVGFATKDVALQGNGFLEITLQSSSTDVEEVVVVGFGTQRKENLTGAVSSIQMSDVVGSRPITSLSSGLAGQAPGLSVTQGSGRPGADGGSLRVRGQGTLNNANPLVVIDGVVGDMNLINPQDVESISVLKDAASASIYGSRAANGVILITTKKGRNNDFKVIYNNYFSSQKPSNVMTMISNYADYMELVNEGYKNGDANAKPIFSQENIDLWRANENGDQLMYPNTDWVESLFQNKISQNHNLSFTGGSEKIKFFGSYGLLDNPGIVEQATYKRHTGRINLEADIKPWLTLGTNINGVVSKTMIGTNLINDVFLYAAASTPGMVLRAPDGRFGSPNNPEDDPQSNNILHRLYAQKGDINKNRFVSRFFAKLRPIKGLSIEGSYTYTYNDDFIYSQPVFNDRWNFLTNSVATAGTGRSSVTNQSVKTYRYYMDGIAKYENTAADSRLKYEVMVGASQEYLKDGWFAASKLDLIDPSLSVLNAATMDASASGNTTDWAMRSFFGRLNLSWDDKYLLEANLRTDGSSRFMSGKSRWGTFPSASVGWKISSEDFYDVSWMPTLKLRASYGSLGNNGTVDDVFFYNGGINNYEYQTLYSSANYILNNQLFVGFAQTGLSNSLLTWESTNVLNLGLDFDLSNYKLSGSVDVFDKTTNNILINLPAPMVVGDASIPRTNAAKVRNRGIETNLTYRDKIGENFNFNVSGNFTFIDNKVIKFKGDDRSISGANLLQEGYAINTQFILLHDRIIQTDADLQLVEDMIKNAPVDPETNQQLNPFAAYGKPEKGDLLYVDTNNDGVINDEDRVAVGHGTAPRITYGFNLGFDYRGFDFNVFLQGSAGNKLVYTDLHYTPTVRWGYQLNQEIVDGRWTEGRTDATYPRLLPYTNTRNNINSDFWLQNKSYMRIKNIQLGYTFPNELTQKIAVQNLRVFGSMENYWTFTKYKGFDPEVNGTNYPTMKQIVFGIGLTF; encoded by the coding sequence ATGAAACTAAATTTCACTCTTTTGCAAAAGGGAGTTCGGCAGCTCAAGCCTAAAGTGAGCTGGTCCCTGCTGCTATCGATTTTCATGGCTAGTTCCCAGCAAATTAACGCCTATGAAATTAATTTTGGTGCAACCGAAATTCTTTCCAACAGTGTTCAAGAAACTATCAAAGGAAGGGTTGTGGATGAAGAAGGAAATCCGATAACATCAGCAACCATCCAGTTAAAAGGAACCAATATTGGCACAAAATCAGATGCTGAAGGTAATTTTGAATTAGCGAGCGTTCCAGCCAACTCCGTACTTCAAGTTAGTTCGGTGGGATTTGCTACAAAAGATGTTGCTTTACAGGGCAATGGTTTTTTAGAGATTACTTTACAGAGCTCCTCGACAGATGTTGAAGAAGTTGTAGTAGTCGGATTCGGTACTCAACGTAAAGAAAACCTAACCGGTGCCGTGTCATCTATTCAAATGTCAGACGTTGTTGGCAGTAGACCAATTACATCTTTATCATCTGGTTTAGCTGGTCAGGCTCCAGGATTATCGGTTACTCAAGGATCAGGTCGACCAGGAGCGGATGGTGGATCTCTACGGGTTCGTGGTCAAGGAACGTTGAACAATGCAAACCCATTAGTTGTAATCGATGGAGTTGTTGGCGACATGAACCTGATCAATCCTCAAGATGTAGAAAGCATCTCCGTTTTGAAGGATGCTGCATCAGCGTCGATCTATGGATCCAGAGCTGCAAATGGTGTTATCTTGATTACTACTAAGAAAGGAAGAAATAATGATTTCAAAGTAATTTATAACAATTACTTCTCTTCTCAGAAGCCTTCCAATGTCATGACGATGATTTCCAACTATGCTGATTATATGGAGTTGGTGAACGAAGGCTACAAAAATGGTGACGCAAACGCAAAGCCTATCTTTTCCCAAGAAAACATTGATCTGTGGCGAGCCAATGAAAATGGAGATCAATTAATGTATCCAAATACTGATTGGGTAGAATCATTGTTTCAGAACAAAATATCACAAAACCACAATTTATCCTTTACTGGAGGAAGCGAAAAAATCAAATTCTTCGGCTCTTACGGGTTATTGGATAATCCTGGTATTGTTGAACAAGCTACATATAAAAGACATACGGGGAGGATAAATCTCGAGGCTGACATAAAACCTTGGCTGACATTGGGAACCAATATCAACGGAGTCGTTTCCAAAACCATGATTGGTACTAACCTCATCAATGATGTCTTTTTATATGCTGCTGCGAGCACGCCTGGGATGGTATTAAGGGCTCCTGATGGTAGATTTGGTTCACCAAACAATCCAGAAGATGATCCACAATCAAATAACATATTACATCGTTTATACGCTCAAAAAGGGGATATAAACAAAAATAGGTTTGTCAGCAGATTCTTTGCTAAATTGAGACCTATCAAAGGTTTGAGCATAGAAGGATCTTATACTTATACCTATAATGATGACTTTATATATAGCCAACCTGTTTTCAATGACCGTTGGAACTTCTTGACTAATTCCGTTGCAACAGCTGGAACTGGAAGAAGTTCAGTGACCAATCAATCTGTCAAGACTTACCGTTATTACATGGATGGTATTGCCAAATATGAAAATACTGCAGCAGATAGCCGTCTGAAATACGAAGTTATGGTTGGTGCCAGTCAGGAATATTTAAAAGATGGTTGGTTTGCTGCATCAAAATTAGATTTGATAGATCCATCATTAAGTGTATTGAATGCTGCAACAATGGATGCTTCAGCATCAGGGAACACCACAGACTGGGCTATGCGTTCATTTTTTGGTCGTTTAAACCTCTCCTGGGACGACAAATATTTATTGGAAGCAAACCTGAGGACAGATGGTTCATCAAGGTTTATGAGTGGCAAAAGCAGATGGGGAACTTTTCCATCAGCATCGGTGGGCTGGAAAATATCATCTGAAGACTTCTACGATGTAAGCTGGATGCCTACGCTTAAATTGAGGGCCTCTTATGGATCCTTAGGAAATAATGGGACCGTTGATGATGTGTTTTTTTACAACGGCGGAATCAACAACTACGAATATCAAACCTTATATAGTTCAGCGAACTACATCCTGAACAACCAATTATTTGTAGGATTTGCTCAAACCGGTTTAAGCAATAGTCTATTGACTTGGGAGAGCACAAATGTGCTAAACTTAGGGTTGGATTTTGATTTATCGAACTATAAATTGAGTGGGTCTGTGGATGTATTTGATAAAACCACAAACAATATCCTGATCAATTTACCTGCTCCTATGGTAGTTGGAGATGCATCAATTCCAAGAACAAATGCAGCAAAAGTTAGAAACAGAGGTATAGAAACCAATTTGACCTATCGTGATAAAATCGGTGAGAACTTTAACTTTAACGTTAGTGGAAACTTCACTTTTATTGACAACAAAGTCATCAAATTCAAAGGTGATGATCGTTCTATTTCAGGCGCCAACTTACTTCAAGAAGGTTATGCCATTAACACCCAATTTATCTTGCTTCATGACAGGATCATCCAAACGGATGCTGATTTACAGTTGGTGGAGGACATGATCAAAAACGCACCGGTGGATCCAGAAACTAATCAACAGTTAAATCCATTTGCAGCTTACGGTAAGCCTGAAAAAGGTGATTTGCTATATGTTGACACCAATAATGACGGCGTAATCAATGATGAGGACAGAGTCGCTGTAGGTCATGGTACTGCTCCGAGAATTACTTACGGTTTCAATTTGGGATTTGATTACAGAGGTTTTGACTTCAATGTATTTTTACAAGGAAGTGCTGGAAATAAATTAGTGTATACAGATTTACATTATACTCCAACCGTTCGATGGGGTTACCAGTTGAATCAAGAGATTGTGGATGGACGATGGACAGAAGGCAGAACGGATGCTACCTATCCAAGACTATTACCATATACCAACACCCGAAACAACATCAACAGTGATTTTTGGTTACAAAACAAATCTTATATGCGTATCAAAAACATTCAATTAGGTTATACTTTTCCTAATGAATTAACGCAAAAGATTGCTGTTCAAAATTTACGTGTATTTGGTTCAATGGAGAACTACTGGACATTTACAAAATACAAAGGATTTGACCCCGAAGTAAATGGAACCAATTATCCGACCATGAAACAAATAGTGTTTGGAATAGGATTAACCTTCTAA
- a CDS encoding RagB/SusD family nutrient uptake outer membrane protein → MKKITLLYISACLALSSCYKLDTVPYNQVSGNTFWQTEDQALAGVLGIYNDLKKEGTFGIQFAYDDLTDVGIGYDVGFGDIIAGTFTDRTGTVTSRWKSGYDLIQRANHAIRNIQNMEIDAEKKNIMISEAKFLRGLMYFQLSNLFGGLPIYDESVDLNKDFADLKNPKSSLADVQKFIIDDLTFAIENLPVKYDDKYKGRVTKGAAVALRGKVYLYQKNWANAIKDFEDVVYNKTAPYNYSLSSDYSSLFKMEGDNSAEAIFSIQNMGGTGFPYGMPMAFYMGSRSTFGSCWNNVMPSTRFADSYENKDGSPFNWDDHYANYNADNAVKREAMMATHTNGTYTHLPDTAKIRSIYANRDPRMNQSLIVPYSDYLGWNANQERNMKLVLATGVNENFGQIRNNRGWLTYMWRKFVPEGNLKGALTDRAHTPINFPIIRLADVFLMLAEAYNENGELSQAIAELNKVRTRSSMPGLNSGPAFLAVSSKQEMQNRISHERKVELAAEGHRYFDLKRWNQLTEVSNNFIEKSIVGDNLLTRGYQTRHVIWPIPGAEIEMNPNLVQNQGW, encoded by the coding sequence ATGAAAAAGATAACTTTATTATATATTTCAGCTTGTTTGGCATTGAGTTCTTGTTACAAGTTGGACACGGTTCCATATAACCAAGTTAGTGGAAACACATTTTGGCAGACTGAGGATCAGGCGTTGGCTGGTGTTCTTGGTATTTACAATGACCTTAAGAAAGAAGGAACTTTTGGGATTCAGTTCGCTTATGATGATTTAACAGATGTTGGGATTGGTTATGATGTCGGCTTTGGCGATATCATTGCAGGAACATTCACAGACAGAACCGGAACAGTTACCAGCAGGTGGAAAAGTGGATATGATTTGATCCAACGTGCTAACCATGCCATAAGGAATATTCAGAACATGGAAATCGATGCAGAAAAGAAAAACATCATGATTTCTGAAGCTAAATTTTTACGTGGCTTGATGTATTTTCAATTGAGCAATCTATTTGGAGGATTACCGATTTATGATGAGTCAGTTGATCTGAATAAGGATTTTGCAGACCTGAAAAACCCTAAATCTTCCTTAGCTGATGTACAAAAATTTATCATTGATGATTTGACTTTTGCTATTGAGAATTTACCTGTTAAATATGACGACAAATATAAAGGTAGAGTAACAAAAGGTGCTGCTGTGGCATTAAGAGGGAAGGTCTATCTTTATCAAAAAAATTGGGCAAATGCGATCAAAGATTTTGAGGATGTAGTGTACAACAAAACTGCCCCTTATAACTACTCGTTAAGTTCTGATTACAGCTCACTGTTCAAAATGGAAGGAGATAACAGCGCTGAGGCTATTTTTTCTATTCAGAACATGGGTGGAACTGGTTTTCCTTATGGCATGCCGATGGCATTTTACATGGGGTCGAGATCAACATTTGGAAGCTGTTGGAACAACGTGATGCCAAGTACAAGATTTGCGGACAGTTATGAGAACAAGGATGGCTCACCATTCAATTGGGATGACCATTATGCTAATTACAATGCCGACAATGCTGTTAAAAGAGAAGCAATGATGGCTACGCATACCAATGGCACTTATACTCATCTACCTGACACTGCCAAAATCAGAAGCATCTATGCAAACAGAGATCCGAGAATGAATCAATCATTAATTGTTCCTTATTCTGACTATTTAGGTTGGAATGCAAATCAAGAAAGGAACATGAAATTGGTTTTGGCAACTGGCGTCAATGAGAACTTTGGGCAAATTAGAAACAACCGCGGATGGTTGACATATATGTGGAGGAAATTTGTACCAGAGGGCAACCTAAAAGGAGCACTTACAGATCGTGCACATACGCCTATCAACTTCCCGATTATTCGGTTAGCGGATGTATTCTTGATGTTAGCAGAGGCATATAATGAAAACGGAGAACTGAGTCAAGCAATAGCAGAACTTAATAAAGTTAGAACTCGTTCTTCTATGCCAGGACTTAATTCCGGTCCAGCATTTTTAGCAGTATCAAGCAAGCAGGAGATGCAAAACCGGATTTCCCACGAAAGGAAAGTCGAGTTGGCTGCTGAAGGACATCGTTATTTTGACCTGAAAAGATGGAATCAGCTTACCGAAGTTTCCAATAATTTCATTGAGAAGAGCATTGTTGGTGATAACCTGTTAACTCGTGGCTATCAAACGAGACATGTCATCTGGCCAATACCTGGAGCTGAAATAGAAATGAATCCAAATTTAGTACAAAATCAAGGATGGTAA
- a CDS encoding heparinase II/III domain-containing protein, whose amino-acid sequence MKNLISYILVFIISFSAFASGKTDNPLDLLCKNFSQSDLNSSLLKNAEWVPYPSYSDREGWKKLTEPVYSNIIEKGEQALTYQWQVVKATDYLAYERDGSRVIMEKPMNENATALSNLFFAELAEGKGRFLDQIINGVWYFTEMSTWSLSAHVPAYQPSKRTLAQAGVHVVDLMAGDMGSLLSWIHYFLKEDMDKVNPEISSRLKSNIYSRIVEPYMNRNDMWWQALELKENKMVNNWNPWCNFNVLTCLLLIEDNENLKVEGIYKTMRSVDKFINYVKIDGACEEGPSYWGHAAGKLYDYLELLSLSTGNKVNLFDQKVIKDMGEYISQSYIGGDSWVVNFADASAKGGGDPLLIYRYGESVGSLEMKQFAKYLLENRPNKISITRDAFRSLENLRTVESIQNETAKLPNNPNKWYPETEFLYIRNKDIFFAAKGGFNNESHNHNDIGTFILYKDKQPMFIDAGVGTYNKKTFSKERYDIWTMQSDYHNLPQINGYEQPFGAKYKSKNASFDGKTNEFKLDIAGAYPEEANINSWVRKYKINNNELIITDEFDISNPKKENIIHFLLASEPKIEDGIVILNNGNSSLKFDPKLFEATQETIEQDDPRLSNVWGPRIYRLSLKAKKLNSKGSYKFIIN is encoded by the coding sequence ATGAAAAATCTTATCAGCTACATTTTAGTTTTCATTATCAGTTTTTCTGCTTTTGCAAGTGGAAAAACTGATAATCCTTTGGATTTATTGTGCAAGAATTTCAGCCAATCTGATCTAAATAGCAGTTTATTGAAAAATGCCGAATGGGTTCCATATCCATCCTATTCCGATCGTGAAGGTTGGAAAAAATTGACTGAGCCTGTTTACTCGAATATAATTGAAAAGGGTGAACAAGCTTTGACCTATCAATGGCAAGTTGTAAAAGCTACCGATTACTTAGCTTATGAGCGAGATGGTTCTAGGGTCATTATGGAGAAACCGATGAATGAAAATGCTACTGCGCTCAGCAATTTATTTTTTGCGGAATTGGCTGAAGGCAAAGGTAGGTTTTTGGATCAGATCATTAATGGGGTTTGGTATTTTACAGAAATGAGTACATGGTCATTATCTGCTCATGTTCCAGCTTATCAACCCTCGAAAAGAACATTGGCACAAGCAGGTGTGCATGTAGTAGACCTGATGGCGGGTGACATGGGTTCATTGCTGTCTTGGATTCACTATTTCCTAAAGGAGGACATGGACAAGGTGAATCCCGAAATTAGCAGCAGGTTGAAAAGCAATATTTATTCTCGAATCGTTGAGCCCTACATGAATAGAAATGATATGTGGTGGCAAGCACTCGAACTTAAGGAAAATAAAATGGTGAACAACTGGAATCCATGGTGTAATTTCAATGTATTGACCTGTTTATTATTGATTGAAGATAATGAGAATCTAAAGGTTGAAGGTATTTATAAAACCATGAGGTCAGTTGATAAATTCATCAACTATGTGAAGATAGATGGTGCATGTGAAGAAGGACCGTCATATTGGGGACATGCCGCAGGAAAATTATACGACTACCTTGAATTACTGTCCCTATCTACTGGCAATAAAGTGAATTTATTTGATCAAAAAGTCATCAAGGATATGGGAGAATATATTTCTCAATCTTATATCGGAGGTGATTCTTGGGTGGTTAATTTTGCGGATGCTTCAGCCAAAGGTGGTGGCGATCCTTTATTGATATATCGGTACGGTGAGTCTGTTGGTAGCCTTGAAATGAAACAGTTTGCCAAATATTTATTGGAAAATAGACCTAATAAAATATCCATAACCAGAGATGCCTTTAGAAGTTTGGAAAATTTAAGAACTGTGGAATCTATACAAAATGAAACAGCCAAATTACCAAACAACCCAAATAAATGGTATCCTGAGACTGAGTTTTTATATATTCGAAATAAGGATATATTTTTTGCTGCCAAAGGGGGATTTAATAATGAAAGTCACAACCACAATGATATAGGGACTTTTATCCTTTATAAGGATAAACAACCCATGTTTATTGATGCCGGAGTAGGAACTTATAACAAGAAAACTTTCAGTAAAGAGCGTTATGATATTTGGACAATGCAGAGTGATTATCATAATTTACCACAAATAAATGGTTATGAACAACCATTTGGTGCAAAGTACAAATCAAAAAATGCTTCATTTGATGGGAAGACAAACGAGTTCAAACTTGACATTGCAGGTGCTTATCCTGAAGAAGCTAATATTAATTCATGGGTTAGGAAGTATAAAATCAATAACAATGAACTTATTATCACTGATGAATTTGATATCTCAAATCCTAAAAAAGAGAACATTATTCATTTCTTATTGGCTTCAGAACCAAAAATTGAAGACGGGATAGTGATTTTGAATAATGGCAACTCCTCTTTAAAATTTGACCCTAAGTTATTTGAGGCTACACAGGAAACTATCGAGCAAGATGACCCGAGACTAAGTAATGTTTGGGGGCCTAGAATTTATAGACTATCTCTGAAAGCAAAAAAGTTAAATTCGAAAGGAAGTTATAAATTTATTATAAACTAA
- a CDS encoding DUF2264 domain-containing protein, with translation MGGFTLAKTNLHGSEIKMQHSISEYDTSNDRAYWVSVISKMATPILENISKGTFQKNMPMIVSESFDSRNSKVGYLEAFGRLMAGIAPWLALPADNSNEGKIRSKFLQQALLGIQHGVDPSSPDYFAWRDKSTQTLVDAAHLALGLLRAPKALWEPLPENTKKQLIEEFKHIRWITPNQSNWLLFASMTETFLLTVGVEPDRKKIDHAIDKFDKDWYVGDGWYSDGARFSYDYYNGYVIHCMLVETLKHNAKVSPAYQEKYDRAYKRMQRYAEHLERMISPEGYYPVIGRSSTYRNGGFQPLSAVALDKKLPATLKPSQVRGAMTAMLKKIYSHDIYDKYGWLVLGLTSSQQGNIADSYTNTGSLYEASLSFLALGLPADDEFWTAKAEPWTSQKAFSGQKFPKDYYVTY, from the coding sequence TTGGGAGGATTTACCCTTGCAAAAACCAACCTTCATGGTTCTGAAATAAAAATGCAACATAGCATTTCTGAATATGACACATCAAATGATAGAGCATATTGGGTTTCGGTGATCAGCAAAATGGCTACACCCATTCTTGAAAACATTAGCAAAGGTACTTTCCAGAAAAATATGCCAATGATTGTTTCAGAATCCTTTGATAGCAGAAATTCAAAGGTTGGGTATTTGGAAGCTTTCGGACGTTTAATGGCTGGAATTGCTCCTTGGCTTGCTTTACCTGCAGACAATAGCAATGAAGGCAAAATAAGAAGTAAATTTTTACAACAAGCTTTACTGGGTATTCAGCATGGAGTCGACCCTAGTTCTCCGGATTATTTTGCATGGAGAGACAAGTCAACACAGACGTTGGTAGATGCTGCACATTTAGCTTTAGGGTTACTGCGTGCCCCAAAAGCATTATGGGAGCCACTTCCTGAAAATACTAAAAAGCAACTTATTGAGGAGTTTAAGCATATCCGATGGATTACGCCCAATCAAAGCAATTGGCTATTGTTTGCATCTATGACAGAAACCTTTTTACTGACCGTTGGAGTCGAACCTGATAGAAAGAAAATTGACCATGCTATCGATAAATTTGACAAGGATTGGTATGTTGGCGATGGTTGGTATAGTGATGGCGCTAGGTTCAGCTATGACTACTACAATGGATATGTTATTCATTGCATGTTAGTAGAAACATTAAAGCATAATGCCAAAGTATCTCCTGCTTATCAAGAGAAGTATGACCGTGCATATAAAAGGATGCAAAGGTATGCTGAGCATTTGGAAAGAATGATTTCACCTGAAGGGTACTATCCTGTAATCGGCAGAAGTTCAACCTACAGAAATGGCGGTTTTCAGCCTTTGTCAGCTGTTGCATTGGATAAAAAATTACCGGCCACTTTAAAGCCATCTCAAGTTAGAGGAGCTATGACCGCTATGCTCAAAAAGATATATAGCCATGATATTTATGATAAATACGGTTGGTTAGTATTAGGTTTAACATCCTCACAACAAGGAAACATTGCTGATTCCTATACCAATACCGGCTCTTTGTATGAAGCATCATTATCCTTTTTAGCATTGGGGTTACCGGCGGATGATGAATTCTGGACTGCTAAAGCAGAACCTTGGACTTCTCAAAAAGCCTTTTCAGGACAAAAATTCCCTAAAGATTATTACGTAACTTATTAG
- a CDS encoding glycoside hydrolase family 88 protein, whose amino-acid sequence MRIKITSLLAAAASVLMISMKPHQEDFIPEIFKKADKQYNFLAKEADVLNKFPRTTKDGKLVGTDEWDWTGGFFPGSLWYLYHQTANEETKAEAIKWTEKLEKAKDLDQHHDIGFVMYCSYGNAIKYLKDPAKVKEYKDIIIHSSNTALKRFDEKVGVIKSWNEKKAWDNRTIWKYPVIIDNMMNLEMLCYTSDITGDPKYKKVAISHANQTMKNHFRPDYSTYHVVDYDETGKAIHHQTNQGYADNSTWARGQAWAIYGFTMMYRETKDPEYLKTAQQAAKFYMNHANLPSDKIPNWDFNAHQEGYKSDVDFTGRNISPVPRDASAAAIVASALVELSTFSKGKDKKIFLDFAKESLKTLSSPEYFADYKTNGGFLLKHSVGSLPHNSEVDVPLTYADYYYLEALTRLKKLK is encoded by the coding sequence ATGAGAATCAAAATCACATCGTTATTAGCTGCTGCGGCATCCGTATTGATGATCAGTATGAAACCGCATCAAGAGGATTTCATTCCTGAAATTTTCAAGAAAGCCGACAAACAATATAATTTCTTAGCTAAAGAAGCAGATGTATTAAACAAATTCCCAAGAACTACCAAAGACGGCAAACTTGTAGGTACAGACGAATGGGATTGGACCGGTGGATTTTTTCCGGGTTCATTATGGTATTTATATCATCAAACTGCGAACGAGGAAACTAAAGCTGAGGCAATTAAATGGACAGAAAAATTAGAAAAAGCCAAAGATTTAGACCAACATCATGATATAGGTTTCGTGATGTATTGTTCCTATGGTAATGCCATTAAATATTTAAAAGATCCGGCAAAGGTTAAAGAATATAAAGATATTATTATCCATTCTTCGAACACAGCATTGAAAAGATTTGATGAAAAGGTCGGGGTAATCAAGTCATGGAATGAAAAGAAAGCTTGGGACAATAGGACTATTTGGAAATATCCTGTCATTATCGACAATATGATGAACTTGGAGATGTTGTGTTATACCTCAGATATAACGGGTGATCCAAAATATAAAAAAGTAGCGATCAGTCATGCCAACCAAACGATGAAAAATCATTTCCGCCCAGATTACAGTACTTACCATGTTGTTGATTATGATGAAACTGGAAAAGCTATACATCATCAAACCAACCAAGGTTATGCTGACAACTCGACTTGGGCACGTGGACAGGCATGGGCAATCTATGGATTTACCATGATGTACAGGGAAACCAAGGATCCGGAATATTTAAAAACTGCTCAACAGGCTGCGAAATTCTACATGAATCATGCAAACCTTCCATCGGATAAAATTCCAAATTGGGACTTCAATGCCCATCAGGAAGGATATAAATCAGATGTGGATTTTACAGGAAGAAATATCTCGCCAGTACCGAGGGATGCATCTGCTGCAGCTATTGTAGCATCAGCTTTGGTAGAACTTTCCACATTTTCCAAAGGCAAGGATAAAAAGATATTCTTGGATTTTGCAAAAGAAAGCCTAAAGACTTTATCAAGCCCTGAATACTTTGCAGATTACAAAACGAATGGTGGATTTCTATTAAAGCACAGTGTAGGAAGTTTACCCCATAATTCGGAAGTAGATGTACCACTTACCTACGCAGATTATTATTACTTAGAGGCATTAACTAGGCTCAAGAAATTAAAATAA
- a CDS encoding DUF4861 domain-containing protein codes for MGETPIAIGIVKRKEENPLLTFAKNPTSLTYWEPEINNSGKIGVAVIVPEKDVKYSNVRPEQALMISKVKNEKDFIYYNGAAWNRAGKITNENEWNKAVEIYKENLKHPLKTVLK; via the coding sequence ATGGGTGAAACTCCAATCGCAATCGGTATTGTAAAAAGGAAAGAAGAAAACCCATTATTGACCTTTGCTAAGAACCCTACGTCATTGACTTACTGGGAACCAGAAATCAACAACAGTGGAAAAATAGGAGTAGCAGTAATAGTTCCAGAAAAAGATGTGAAATATAGCAATGTCAGACCAGAACAAGCCCTAATGATCTCGAAAGTCAAAAATGAAAAAGACTTTATATATTATAACGGTGCTGCTTGGAATAGAGCTGGGAAAATAACTAATGAGAATGAGTGGAATAAAGCTGTTGAAATCTATAAGGAGAATTTAAAGCATCCACTAAAAACAGTATTAAAATAA